One window of the Chitinophaga niabensis genome contains the following:
- a CDS encoding FecR domain-containing protein, translating into MNNIRNDYGQYATADFLHDQDFLAWVKYPTAESNAYWAAVGEQHPQKTQQMHQARGLILLLNSPVLPPVQDGGDRVWSRIADAMKEPVVRKISPWRSIAAASILLVITAGFFIFRQAQPQKAVPAAAIAKNDALPGKNMAVLTLANGQKVMLDSTGNGLLAREGNTSIRKAANGELIYEGADESEVKVHINRIDIPRGAQYRLTLPDGTKIWLNAASSLQFPSSFTGKDRTVELNGEAYFEVAADPEKPFRVISGHQSLDVLGTHFNINSYEEEDAVRTTLLQGSVRLTNTLQQASRVLQPGQQAAMFRGNKPMRIINADMEEVMAWKEGYFIWNNEPIESIMRKLSRWYDIQPVYEKPLPDIGLSGMMSRSKSLPEVLKDLETTGTVHFRIEGRNVVITR; encoded by the coding sequence ATGAATAACATACGCAACGATTACGGTCAATACGCAACGGCCGACTTTCTGCACGATCAGGATTTCCTGGCGTGGGTAAAATATCCTACCGCAGAAAGCAACGCCTATTGGGCAGCTGTGGGTGAACAACATCCACAAAAAACACAGCAGATGCATCAGGCACGTGGCCTGATCCTTTTGCTGAACAGCCCGGTGTTACCTCCTGTTCAGGATGGTGGAGACCGCGTATGGTCAAGGATTGCAGATGCCATGAAGGAACCTGTGGTCCGTAAAATTTCACCCTGGCGCAGTATAGCAGCTGCCAGTATATTGCTGGTAATAACTGCAGGATTTTTCATCTTCCGGCAGGCGCAACCGCAAAAAGCCGTACCGGCTGCGGCGATTGCAAAGAACGATGCACTGCCCGGCAAAAACATGGCTGTGCTCACACTGGCGAATGGTCAGAAAGTGATGCTGGACAGTACGGGAAACGGATTGCTGGCCCGGGAAGGAAATACCAGCATCCGCAAGGCGGCCAATGGAGAGTTGATATATGAAGGAGCGGATGAAAGTGAAGTGAAAGTACACATCAACCGGATAGACATTCCGCGGGGTGCGCAATACCGGCTTACCCTGCCGGATGGCACGAAGATCTGGCTGAACGCAGCTTCATCACTGCAATTTCCATCCAGCTTCACGGGGAAGGACCGTACCGTTGAATTGAATGGCGAGGCCTACTTTGAAGTGGCTGCGGATCCGGAAAAGCCTTTCCGCGTAATATCCGGCCATCAGTCACTGGACGTACTCGGCACGCATTTCAACATCAACTCTTATGAAGAAGAGGATGCTGTGAGAACAACCCTGCTGCAGGGTAGCGTACGGCTGACCAATACGCTGCAACAGGCTTCCCGCGTATTGCAGCCGGGGCAACAGGCAGCCATGTTCCGCGGCAACAAGCCAATGCGGATCATCAACGCTGACATGGAGGAAGTAATGGCCTGGAAAGAAGGCTACTTTATATGGAATAATGAACCGATCGAGAGTATCATGCGCAAACTATCACGCTGGTACGATATTCAGCCTGTGTACGAAAAACCTTTGCCGGATATAGGTTTAAGCGGCATGATGTCCCGCTCGAAAAGCCTTCCGGAAGTGCTGAAAGACCTGGAAACTACCGGCACGGTACATTTCAGGATTGAAGGCAGAAACGTTGTAATAACAAGATAA
- a CDS encoding TonB-dependent receptor plug domain-containing protein: MKKAISLSLLLCAGILCYAQQVPKSIDTTKIEEKELEEVVISSTRSTRTIQNIPTRVEFIGGEELEEKGNMKPGDIRMMLNESTGIQTQQVSATSANASIRIQGLDGRYTQLLKDGFPLYAGFSGGLGLLQTPPLDLKQVEVIKGSSSTLYGGGAIAGLVNLISRVPTEERELRFLVNGTSAGGLDLSGFYGQKFEKVGFTLFASHNASRPYDPSNTGFTAIPKTSRFVFNPKLFVYFNPKTTFSFGVNTIFEDRTGGDILYIKGKGDNVHSYFEKNESKRFSTQLSLTHQFNEHSSLTVKNSVSNFSRTISVPDYVFDGKQWSSYTEVAYNRNGEKMDWVMGLNVYTDLFHEFPKDGSRKRDYEQYTIGGFVQNTWQASNWLALETGLRVDHVAEMGTVFLPRIAALFKITPELTSRIGGGLGYKTPTMFTEETERVQYREVESPATLPPVFERSYGGNFDVNYSTSLSDKVNLSINQLFFYTKIKDPLLLVLDNGHPTLRSAVGFIDTKGWETNVKVGFGDFKLFVGYTFTDAQLKDGLVKKDNPLTAKHRLNNVLMYELEEKWKIGLEAYYYSEQTLNDGAKGKPYWICGFMAEKLWEKFSLFINFENFLDARQTKFDTIYTGTVTNPVFRDIYAPLDGFVVNGGIKLNL; the protein is encoded by the coding sequence ATGAAGAAAGCGATCAGCTTATCACTATTGCTTTGCGCAGGCATTTTATGTTATGCGCAGCAGGTGCCTAAGTCCATTGATACAACAAAAATTGAAGAAAAAGAACTGGAGGAAGTAGTGATCTCCTCTACCCGCAGTACCCGTACCATACAGAACATTCCTACGCGCGTTGAATTCATCGGCGGAGAAGAACTGGAAGAAAAAGGCAACATGAAACCGGGAGACATCCGCATGATGCTGAATGAAAGCACGGGTATTCAAACCCAGCAGGTATCTGCTACTTCTGCGAACGCCAGCATCCGCATACAGGGGCTGGACGGGCGTTATACCCAATTGCTGAAAGACGGATTTCCTTTATACGCCGGTTTCTCCGGAGGGCTTGGCCTGTTACAAACACCTCCGCTTGACCTTAAACAGGTAGAAGTGATCAAAGGATCGTCCTCTACTTTATATGGCGGTGGTGCTATTGCGGGATTGGTGAACCTTATTTCACGGGTACCCACAGAAGAAAGGGAATTGCGGTTCCTCGTAAACGGCACTTCTGCGGGAGGACTTGATCTTAGCGGTTTCTATGGTCAGAAATTTGAGAAGGTGGGGTTTACTTTGTTTGCCTCGCATAATGCCAGCAGGCCCTATGATCCATCCAATACCGGCTTTACGGCTATTCCTAAAACAAGCAGGTTTGTATTTAATCCAAAACTGTTTGTTTATTTCAATCCCAAAACCACCTTCAGCTTTGGTGTGAATACCATCTTTGAAGACCGTACAGGAGGCGATATCCTTTACATCAAAGGAAAGGGAGATAATGTGCATAGTTATTTTGAGAAGAATGAAAGCAAACGCTTTTCCACACAATTATCACTCACACATCAGTTTAATGAGCACAGCAGTTTAACGGTGAAGAATTCCGTGAGTAACTTCTCGCGGACCATCAGTGTACCTGATTATGTGTTTGATGGTAAGCAATGGTCCAGTTACACGGAAGTAGCCTATAACAGGAATGGGGAGAAGATGGATTGGGTAATGGGGCTGAATGTATATACAGACCTGTTTCATGAATTCCCGAAAGACGGTTCCCGTAAAAGGGATTATGAACAATACACCATCGGCGGTTTTGTGCAGAACACCTGGCAGGCCAGTAACTGGCTGGCATTGGAAACGGGGTTGAGGGTAGATCATGTGGCGGAAATGGGCACTGTTTTTCTGCCACGCATTGCAGCGTTGTTTAAAATAACGCCGGAACTGACATCAAGGATTGGAGGTGGTTTAGGATATAAAACGCCTACTATGTTCACAGAAGAAACAGAGCGGGTACAGTACAGGGAGGTAGAATCTCCTGCAACGCTGCCTCCTGTATTTGAAAGGTCTTACGGCGGTAATTTTGATGTGAACTATAGTACCTCGCTGTCTGATAAAGTGAACCTGAGCATCAACCAGCTTTTCTTTTATACGAAGATAAAAGATCCTTTGCTGCTGGTATTGGATAATGGTCATCCAACATTACGCAGTGCAGTGGGATTTATTGATACCAAAGGCTGGGAAACGAATGTGAAAGTAGGTTTCGGAGATTTTAAACTGTTTGTGGGTTATACTTTTACGGACGCGCAATTGAAGGATGGGTTGGTTAAAAAGGATAATCCGCTGACGGCGAAACATCGTTTGAATAATGTGCTGATGTATGAGCTGGAAGAGAAATGGAAGATAGGGCTTGAAGCTTATTATTACAGTGAGCAAACGCTGAACGATGGCGCAAAAGGTAAGCCTTACTGGATCTGCGGCTTCATGGCGGAGAAGTTGTGGGAGAAGTTTTCTTTGTTCATCAATTTTGAGAACTTCCTTGATGCCCGGCAAACGAAGTTTGATACGATCTATACCGGTACGGTTACAAATCCTGTGTTCAGGGACATTTATGCGCCGTTAGATGGGTTTGTGGTGAACGGGGGGATTAAGCTGAATTTATAA
- a CDS encoding M42 family metallopeptidase gives MSKKQKSILTKESLAFLKTYLNNPSPTGFEKEGQKLWLEYLKPYIDDTIVDPYGSAVGVINPDAAFKVVIEAHADEISWFVNYISPEGLIYVIRNGGSDQAIAPSMRVNIHTAAGSVKAVFGWPAIHTRLRSSGDGKEPHPKVENIFLDCGARSRKEVEDLGIHVGCVVTFDDGFEELNYDYFICRALDNRIGGFMIAEVARLLKENKQRLPFGLYIVNAVQEEVGLRGAEMIAKRIKPNVAIITDVTHDTTTPMINKNIEGEIKCGGGPSITYGPAVHNILRDLIIKTAQKEKIPYQLHAVSRSTGTDTDAFAYSNDGTPSALISIPLRYMHTTVEMIKKDDIESTIQLIYQTLLNITPKTNFQYL, from the coding sequence ATGTCTAAGAAACAAAAATCAATATTAACGAAGGAATCGTTGGCCTTTTTGAAGACTTATCTCAACAATCCCTCCCCTACTGGTTTTGAGAAGGAAGGACAAAAACTTTGGCTGGAATATCTTAAACCTTATATAGACGATACCATTGTAGATCCATATGGTTCTGCAGTAGGTGTGATCAACCCGGATGCGGCTTTTAAAGTAGTGATAGAAGCGCATGCAGATGAAATATCCTGGTTTGTGAACTACATTTCCCCTGAAGGATTGATCTATGTGATCCGCAATGGCGGCTCCGATCAGGCGATCGCTCCCTCCATGCGCGTAAACATCCATACAGCAGCCGGCAGCGTAAAAGCGGTTTTCGGATGGCCTGCTATCCATACCCGCCTGCGCAGCAGCGGAGATGGTAAAGAACCACATCCAAAAGTAGAGAACATCTTCCTGGACTGTGGTGCCCGCTCCCGCAAGGAAGTAGAGGACCTGGGCATCCACGTAGGCTGCGTGGTAACCTTTGACGATGGATTTGAAGAACTGAACTACGATTACTTTATCTGCCGTGCCCTGGATAACCGGATCGGTGGTTTTATGATCGCCGAAGTGGCCCGCCTGCTGAAAGAAAACAAACAACGCCTGCCATTCGGCTTGTACATTGTTAATGCTGTTCAGGAAGAAGTTGGTCTCCGCGGTGCAGAGATGATCGCCAAACGCATTAAACCGAATGTGGCCATCATCACAGATGTTACACACGATACCACCACCCCGATGATCAACAAGAACATCGAAGGGGAGATTAAATGCGGCGGCGGCCCCAGCATCACTTACGGCCCGGCTGTACACAACATCCTGCGTGACCTGATCATCAAAACCGCGCAGAAAGAAAAGATCCCTTACCAGCTGCATGCTGTAAGCCGCAGCACCGGTACAGATACGGATGCTTTTGCGTACTCCAATGATGGTACACCTTCTGCCCTGATCAGCATCCCCCTGCGCTACATGCACACCACCGTGGAAATGATCAAGAAAGACGATATCGAGAGTACCATCCAGTTGATCTACCAGACCTTGCTCAATATTACACCGAAAACCAATTTCCAATACCTGTAA
- a CDS encoding NADPH-dependent FMN reductase: MYQLKIIIATIREGRKGPIVANWITELAKQHGSFEVEVLDLAAINLPMMSEPHHPSMKKYEHAHTQKWSATIDAADAFIFVTGEYDYNYPAPLRNALEYLYHEWGYKAAGTVSYGGVSAGTRAANSLKNDLATFKMVALTEAVHLPFFSQYINDEDVFVPTESAEKQAKVMLNELVRWTKGLKIIKEDK, from the coding sequence ATGTATCAATTAAAAATCATCATCGCTACGATCAGGGAAGGCCGCAAAGGCCCCATCGTAGCCAACTGGATCACTGAACTGGCCAAACAACATGGCAGCTTTGAAGTAGAAGTGCTGGACCTCGCAGCCATCAACCTCCCGATGATGTCTGAACCGCATCACCCCAGCATGAAAAAGTATGAGCATGCACACACCCAAAAATGGAGCGCAACCATCGATGCTGCAGATGCATTCATCTTTGTAACCGGCGAATATGATTATAATTATCCCGCCCCCCTGCGTAATGCACTGGAATACCTTTATCATGAATGGGGATATAAAGCAGCAGGCACGGTAAGTTATGGTGGTGTATCTGCAGGTACAAGAGCAGCTAACAGCCTGAAAAACGATCTGGCTACTTTTAAAATGGTGGCTTTAACGGAAGCAGTGCATCTCCCTTTCTTTTCTCAGTATATCAATGATGAAGATGTATTTGTGCCTACAGAATCTGCTGAAAAACAGGCGAAGGTAATGCTGAATGAACTGGTGAGATGGACGAAAGGATTGAAGATCATTAAAGAGGATAAATAG
- a CDS encoding UbiA family prenyltransferase, whose translation MIRAFFNFFLFSSLYIAICAVIMTWQTDHILQLRYDSLNYYYFVFFATICSYNFHWYLTPGSINTSERHGWNLRRRKLQLLGCAIGLIGAIWFALPLLKHWLPVSGAVLLTFLYSAPKVPHKMFSWLSKIAIGKTIFLAFVWTYVTTVLPALIAGDTDTLEILYLTGHRFFLIYAICILFDYRDREQDRQQGIRSLITLLPDAQLDKLYYGSVLLAAVFALLLATAVPIFVLFSLLVPVTITAMIKRYAQEHDSDYLYYFYLDGLMMLSALLHLLWVSAGGI comes from the coding sequence ATGATTCGGGCCTTCTTTAACTTTTTCCTGTTCAGTTCACTATACATCGCCATCTGCGCGGTAATAATGACCTGGCAGACCGACCATATCCTGCAATTGCGGTACGATAGCCTGAACTATTACTATTTCGTGTTCTTCGCTACCATTTGCAGCTACAACTTCCACTGGTACCTTACCCCCGGTTCAATTAATACCTCTGAAAGGCACGGCTGGAATCTGCGGCGAAGGAAGCTGCAGTTACTCGGATGCGCCATTGGCCTGATCGGTGCCATCTGGTTTGCCCTCCCGCTCCTAAAACACTGGCTGCCCGTTAGCGGCGCCGTACTGCTTACCTTCCTCTACTCCGCACCCAAAGTGCCACATAAAATGTTCAGCTGGCTGAGCAAAATTGCCATCGGCAAAACCATCTTCCTCGCTTTCGTATGGACATATGTAACCACTGTTCTCCCCGCTCTCATTGCTGGCGATACGGATACACTGGAAATACTCTACCTCACCGGGCACCGCTTCTTCCTCATATACGCCATCTGCATCCTCTTTGATTACCGGGACAGAGAACAGGATCGCCAACAGGGCATCCGCAGTCTCATTACCCTGCTGCCGGATGCACAGCTGGATAAACTGTACTACGGCTCTGTACTTTTAGCAGCCGTATTTGCCTTATTGCTGGCGACCGCCGTTCCCATTTTCGTATTGTTCAGTTTACTGGTACCTGTTACCATAACGGCCATGATTAAACGATACGCACAGGAACATGACTCCGATTACCTCTATTATTTTTACCTGGACGGATTGATGATGCTCTCCGCGCTGCTGCATCTCCTTTGGGTGAGTGCCGGCGGAATATAA
- a CDS encoding RNA polymerase sigma factor, with protein sequence MENNISMADTSIWLSYREGDELAFRQLYDMYNTGLMQYGIRFTRDQHIIEESVQDLFIKLWQNRKNIGPTASVKFYLYKSFRRVLARKLEYLPDTASYTEQDDKLQFHFEIGQDEVLMQKERLQELKQKLETAMSGMTDRQREAIYLKFYEDLSYEEISEMMGITSKATYKLIYRALGHLRENFVLLAFLIKIMS encoded by the coding sequence ATGGAGAATAATATATCTATGGCCGATACCAGTATCTGGTTATCCTACAGGGAAGGTGACGAACTGGCTTTCCGGCAGCTTTATGACATGTATAATACAGGCCTGATGCAATATGGCATCCGGTTCACGAGGGACCAGCACATTATTGAAGAAAGCGTACAGGACCTCTTTATCAAACTCTGGCAGAACCGCAAAAATATTGGCCCCACCGCTTCTGTTAAATTCTATCTCTATAAATCCTTCCGCCGCGTACTGGCGCGTAAGCTGGAATATCTGCCGGATACGGCCTCCTATACTGAGCAGGACGACAAACTGCAATTCCATTTCGAGATCGGGCAGGATGAAGTGCTCATGCAGAAAGAGCGCCTGCAGGAACTGAAACAAAAGCTGGAAACAGCAATGAGTGGTATGACGGACCGCCAGCGGGAGGCCATCTACCTCAAATTCTATGAAGACCTCAGCTATGAAGAGATCAGTGAAATGATGGGCATCACCTCCAAAGCCACCTACAAGCTGATCTACCGGGCACTCGGCCATCTCCGCGAAAACTTTGTGCTGCTGGCTTTTCTCATCAAAATAATGTCTTAG
- the bioB gene encoding biotin synthase BioB, whose amino-acid sequence MIRHDWTLEEIKDIYNTPLLELMYRAATLHREYQDTAEVQVCTLLSIKTGGCSEDCAYCPQAARYNTGIDVQALMKKDEVLAYAQKAKDAGSTRFCMGAAWREVRDNRDFDRVIEMVKGVNEIGMEVCCTLGMLTESQAQKLADAGLYSYNHNLDTSDEYYGEIITTRTYDDRLQTIDNVRKAGVTVCCGGIIGLGESHEDRINMLRTLSNMPSHPDSVPINALTRVKGTPLEHLPKVEFWDMVRMIATTRILMPGAMVRLSAGRAEMSLSEQAMCFMAGANSIFTGEKLLTTKNPSFEEDHMMFELLGLKPREAFKEEHVHTH is encoded by the coding sequence ATGATCCGTCACGATTGGACACTTGAAGAAATAAAGGATATCTATAATACCCCCCTGCTGGAACTCATGTACCGTGCTGCTACCTTGCACAGGGAGTACCAGGATACAGCGGAAGTACAGGTATGTACCCTGCTCTCTATCAAAACAGGCGGTTGTTCCGAAGATTGCGCTTACTGCCCCCAGGCAGCCCGATATAATACCGGCATTGATGTACAGGCCCTGATGAAAAAGGACGAAGTACTGGCTTACGCGCAAAAAGCGAAAGACGCCGGCTCCACCCGTTTTTGCATGGGCGCCGCATGGCGCGAAGTACGCGATAACAGGGATTTTGACAGGGTGATAGAAATGGTGAAAGGCGTAAATGAGATCGGTATGGAAGTATGCTGCACTTTGGGCATGCTCACCGAATCCCAGGCACAGAAACTGGCCGATGCCGGACTCTACTCCTACAACCACAACCTGGATACCTCCGATGAATACTATGGTGAGATCATCACTACCCGTACATACGATGACCGCCTCCAAACGATCGACAATGTGCGCAAAGCAGGCGTAACGGTTTGCTGCGGCGGTATCATTGGCCTGGGTGAATCTCATGAGGACCGTATCAATATGCTGCGCACCTTATCTAACATGCCCAGCCATCCGGATTCCGTTCCCATCAACGCACTTACCCGCGTAAAAGGCACACCACTGGAACACCTGCCGAAAGTAGAGTTCTGGGATATGGTACGCATGATCGCCACCACCCGCATCCTCATGCCGGGAGCTATGGTACGCCTGAGTGCCGGCCGTGCTGAAATGAGCCTTTCCGAACAAGCCATGTGTTTTATGGCAGGCGCCAACTCCATCTTCACCGGAGAAAAGCTGCTCACCACTAAAAACCCTTCTTTCGAAGAAGACCATATGATGTTCGAGTTATTAGGGCTCAAACCAAGAGAAGCTTTCAAAGAAGAACATGTGCATACACATTAA